TGGGCTTCCGGGGGTTCCGGGCTGGGGGCTCTGGGCCGAGCGGCTGGCAGGGAAGCCCATTGCCTCTTCCTGGAGCCCCAGCCCCTCCGGCACCCAGGGGTCTGGCCCATGAAGCGGGTTTTAGGTGTGACCCTTGGCGTGTCTGGAGCTGTTGCAGCCGCGGTGACTcactggggaaggagggagggtggggCCGAGATGTGGGCGAGGGTGAGCTCTGGCTCTCTGCCCCCCTTGCCGGCTGCTGGCTCAGCACCAGGATGTGAGGCTGAAAAAAGGGGCCCTGCTCaaggaggaagagagggcagCCAGCGCACTCGGTGGCTTCGGGGAGCTGCAGAGCCCTTGGGTGGAagcctttccctttccctcctgGTCTGGCTCCCCCCTTGTCTGCCGGCCTGGCTGCTCAGTGCTGGAGGCTGAGGGAGGGTACCGTTGAAGTCCCAGCTTTTGCTGTTTCTCTGTGGGAAGGGTCAGCCCGACTTCCAGTAGGAAGGGAGGAGGTGATTGCCCCAGCTGACACCTGTGCCAGCAGGCTGCCTGCTGACCTTCTGGCTGGCACCTGCGCTGACATAAATACCACATAAGCGAGTGCAGGTGGCTGGGGAACAGGGTGTCTGTGACTGTCTTCATCGGTATTATGATCTGCCTGACGTTGGAAGTCCTACGTGCTCATGAATTTCCGTAAATCTTATCCTCAAAGGCAAACTCAGTACCTTCAAGATCCCATTTAGATTTTATCCCTCCTCCAGAAGGCTCCCAAACCTTCTGGAACATTCTGAGGCCAGATTAGTCACGCCCCGAGCACCTTGCTCATTATTTATATCTGGGACAGGAacgaaatctttttttttttttggctgtgccgtgtggcatgtgggttaGTTCCTTGACCGGGGCTGGAACttggccccttgcattgggagcttggagtcttaaccactgggccctcAGGGAAGTTCCAGCAACTAGGTCTTTTGACTCTCCACATGTGGCCCGTGGAGCGCGTTTGGAGGATACACCGGTGACGTTAGGTAACAGCCTAGTGGAGCGTGCAATTCAGAGCTGGGCTGAGAGCCTCCGTCCCTTTCTGGTTTTTTCTGCAGCGCCCTAGACAATGATACAGAGGCAATCGGTATGCGTGTATTAATTGACTGGTTGGCTGATTTCTGGATGTCAGCGGTTTTCGGCTCTGGGCGAAGCTCTCCATGACTTAGAGCACCCCCTCACGGTTTCACAGCCACAGAAATGTGGCTGCCGCCCCCATTTCGTGTGGGTGGCTGGAGGCTGGAGGCCCGCCTGGTGTCTCCCCGGGTGCCCCTGCAGCCAACAGCTGTAGCTGGAGGGTGTCTTTGCTTCTCACCTATGGGCACCTGGCTCCGGGCCCAGCCCGGGCAGCCCGATGGGCCCTGACTCACCACATGCCTGAGATGGCACGACTGGACCACAGCCTCTCGGGCTTGGGCCAGTGCTGAGGGGCCTGGGGCTTCCATTGCTCAGCCTCTGCCTGTAGCAGGGCCCCTGGAGCTCCAGCTGGCGAATGTCCCCCTGGACCCAAGGCCGGGGTTAGACAGGGTGACCCAGCGTCGCTCACCTTGGGCCACCACCAGCCCGGCTTGCAGGTTGCCCGTGACCCCCAGGGCTGGAGGCTCTGAGGAAGGGGGTCTCGCACCTGTTAGAGCTGCACCCCTGATGTGGTGTGTCGAGGGAAGAATTAACAGGCTCAGAGCCCAAGCATGTTTCTCTCTTATGGTGGACCCCAGCCGGCTggcctctctgaatctcagtttctccatctgcgcTGTGGGGCAGTAACATCTCCCTCCTGAAGCTGTCCCACATCCCCAGTGAGGATGTGGATGTTGGGAGGCGCCCATGGGCCAGAGCTTTCCACTCatgttctttctccttcttcctcctccttcagtCCTCATGGGGATCCTTTATCGTTTCCATttgcacagatgaggaaatggaggttcagagaagttaagtgacttggcctgggtcacacagcaggcaagaTGCCAAGCCAGGATTGGAATCTGAGTCTGGCCTCTTCCAAAGCCCCTTCCCGTGATCCCAGCCTTGGAGAGTCACATGTGAATGGAGTTGATGACAGTAACGGGGTTGGGGTTTTGGTTTGGCCCCGGCAGACaggacatccagccatctctcttGCGTAGCAGCCGGGGCGGGGCTGTGAGCGAGCCAGCTGTTGAGTGAGAACCTGATCGTGACCTTTCCCCTAGACTGTGTGACCGAGATTCCCAAGAGAGAGATATTctgaggagagaagaggaaggaggggcgGGCTCCTGGCAAGGCATCCGCTCCTGACCCAAGTCCTGCGAAGGTCAgtaggagggagggggaggtgaccgggtggggagtgggaagggTAGAGACCTGGATGGACTGGAgcatggggcggggaggggcgtgGAACGGGATGAAGGGCCGGTTACTTCCAGTGTGGTTGCATCCACTGACCCATTTCTGGTTTCTCCCTTGTGCCTGGGGAGCTTGCCCACAGCAGAAGCCGGCACCTTGGAGACAGTGCCCCACTCCCGGGGGGTATCCCTGGCTTCCTCATCCCCCCGTGGCCTTGCGCCCCCACTGCCCTGAGCTCCATTTCGTTACCCCATCCagatggagaaggaggaggagacgaCTCGGGAGCTGCTGCTGCCCAACTGGCAGGGCAGCGGCTCCCACGGGCTGACCATCACCCAGAGGGATGATGGCGTCTTTGTGCAGGAAGTGATGCAGAACTCCCCTGCGGCCCGCACTGGGGTGGTCAAGGAGGGTGAGTCTTCTTGGGGTGCGGGCTGGTGCTGGGGTAGCGGGGAGGCTGGtggaggggagggcggggcgaGGGTAGCACAAGCAGGTGCGTGGCTGTGGAGTGCCTGGTCTCAAGTGGCATCAGGATGGTCGGTACCCAagccctgccctcccctgcccaTTCTTTGTCGCTTGTTCATTCACAGTCCTCGTGGGAGGTGGTCCCGTGGGTTGGAGATgttgtgtgtcctctgttctgacTCCACCACCCAGGAGTTTGGCCGCTTTGGACCAATTAGTTGtcctccctgcctcagtttcctcatctctaccaTGGGTGTTAACCACACCTGTGAATCAGTCCAAGGGCCCAATGCAGACTGCTGGGTTGTGGGTTGTTTCCCCGAGACTCTGGGTGGTCTTACCCACGTCTTGCTCTTTCCTGCTCAGGGGACCAGATTGTGGGTGCCACCATCTACTTTGACAACCTGCAGTCGGGTGAGGTGACCCAGCTGCTGAACACCATGGGCCACCACACCGTGGGCCTGAAGCTGCATCGCAAGGGGGACCGGTCCCCTGAGCCTGGCCAGACCTGGACCCACGAGGTCTTCAGTTCCCATAGCTCCGAAGTGGTTCTGGTGAGTTCCTGGCTGGCCGGCTGCTCCCTGAGCTCCTCTGGCCACTCggctccctttcctgggcctcGCTTGTCCTTCCTTGCTTTTCTCGCCCACTCTCACCCTCTGCTCTCTGTCGAGCCAGCCTGTTTCTCCTATTCACTTGTGGCCGCTACTGCTGCTAAAAAGTCTCCCGTTGGTCTCCTCAGAGGCCCCTGTGTGTGGGGACCCACTGATGAGTCTGGTCCGAGGTGCTGGGAGGCAGGTCGGCTGCTTTGCGAGgatctttgaaaattattttctcgGTGCCCAGTTCTGCCTCCCAGACATTATTTTTCTGCTTCCAGAGCCCTGGACTCGTCTGTGAGTCAGAGGCTGGGCAGCGAAGTGCCTGAGGGACGTTTCTCTGCTCCTTCCGATGGcttgtttatttaacaaataatgaGTCCCTCAAAGTGGAAGTGTTAAGCCCAGCACAACCGGGCTCTACTGATGCTGTCCGAAGGGTCCCTGAGAGGACTCCCCTCCAGATTAAACCAACAAGGCCAGGCAGTTGAGAGCTGAGAACTGAAGTAAGTCAGCACAGAGCTAGTTGCCGGTAGGCGCCTGAGAAACTTGATGGGCTGACTGGAATCTAGAATCGGTTGTGAATCCTTCTCCCAGGTCCCAGTGTCCCGGAGTCTACCGTCCCCAGTCTTCCCCATGGCTTTTGCTTGCCAGAGTTTCCCcaaataatttgttttcttcctgTGATGTGGCTGTCAGCCCCTCTCTTTAGCCCCTCATGCTGGGTCCCAGACGGCTCCGTGGGCCTCCCTAACGGTCCTGGCTTCTTTGGGGAGCAGGAGACCGTGTTGTCGGCTGGGCTGTGGCCGGGCGTCTGTCACTCACACAGACTCTGCTGCAACCTGTACGGGGCATGTGTTTCTGCAGAGCGGGGATGACCAGGAGTACCAGCGCATCTACACCACAAAGATCAAGCCTCGGCTGAAGTCAGAGGATGGAGTGGAAGGGGACGCTGGGGAGACCCAGAGCCGTACCATCACCGTGACCAGGAGGGTCACGGCCTACACTGTGGATGTGACAAGCCGTGAAGGCGCCAAGGACATTGACATCAGCAGCCCAGAGTTCAAGATCAAGATCCCACGGCACGAATTGACCGAAATCTCCACTGTGGATGTGGAGACCCAGCCTGGGAAGACAGTGATCAGACTGCCCTCGGGCTCAGGGGCTGGGTCTCCCACCACAGGCTCCACCGTGGACATCCGAGCAGGGTCCATTTCCGCTGCGGGCCCAgagttgccaggggctggccaCTCGAAGGTCCAGGTCACCGTGCCTGGGGTAAAGGTGGGAAGCCCGGGTGTCAGTGTCAATGCAAAGGGCTTGGACTTGGGTAGCAAAGGAGGGATCCAGGTCCCAGGGGTGGATGTTTTGTCCTCTCTTGGGGGCGGGGCAGTAGAGGGGCAGGGCCCATCTCTTGACGGGAAAATTAAATTTCCCACCATGAAGGTGCCAAAATTTGGTGTCTCAATAGGGCCTGAGGGCCAGGCCCCCGAGGCAGGGTTGAGCGTTTCCCCCCCTGAACTCTCTGTGGGGCACAAAGGTGGCAAACCAGGCTTGACTATTGGTGGAAGCATCCAGACCCCTCAGCTCGAAGTTAGTGCTCCCTCTGCCAATACTGAGGGGCTCGAGGGGAAGTTGAAGGGCCCCCAGATCACTGGGCCATCCCTTGAGGGTGGCCTAGGCCTGAAAGGTGCCAAGCCACAGGGGAGTTTAGGGGTGGGCATCTCTGTGCCCCAAATTGAGGGCAGCATCTCTGGCTCCAGGGTAGAAGTTCAAGCTCCTGACATTGACATTCATGGGCCTGGGGGTAAAGTGAATGTGCCCAAGGTGAAGGCCCCCCAGTTCTCTGTATCAGGTTCTAAGGGAGACAGGCCTGGCATTGATGTGACACTGCCCACAGGTGAAGTGATGCTTCCTGGGGTCTCTGGGAATGTCGACCTGCCTGAGGTTGCTTCTGGGGGTCTGGAAGGGAAGTTGAAGGGTcctaaaatcaaggctcctgaaATGATTATTCAGAAACCTAAAATCTCCATGCAGGATGTGGATCTGAGCCTTGGATCCTCGAAACTGAAAGGAGACATTAAGGTTTCTGCTCCTGGAGTGCAAGGTGATGTTAAAGGCCCTGAAGTGGCAGTTAAAGGTGCCAAAGTGGACATAGAGACACCCAACCTAGAGGGAACCATTACTGGCCCCAAACTCAGTGGTCCTTCTGGGAAAGCAGGAACCTGCAAGATCTCTATGGCAGACGTAGACCTGAATGTGGCTGCACCAAAAGTGAAAGGGGGTGTTGATGTTACGCTTCCAAAAGTAGAGGGGAAAGTCAATGTCCCTGAAGTTGATGTCAGAGGCCCCAAAGTGGATGTGAGTGCCCCAGATGTGGAATTTCATGGTCCGGACTGGAATCTGAAAATGCCCAAGATGAAAATGCCCAAGTTCAGCACTCCAGGAGTCAAAGGGGAAGGGCCAGATGTAGATGTGAGTCTCCCCAAAGGTGATGTCAGTATTTCAGGGCCCAAGGTCAATGTGGATGCCCCAAATGTCAATATCGGGGGCCTGGCAGGCAACCTTAAAGGCCCTGATGTTCAGCTGCCTGAAGTGAGTGTCAAGACACCAAAGCTGTCCATGCCTGATGTGGATTTGCATGTGAAAGGCCCAAAAGTAAAAGGAGAGTATGATGTAACAGTGCCAAAACTTGAAGGAGAGCTGAAAGGCCCCAAAGTGGACATCGATGTCCCAGATGTGGATATCCAGGGCCCAGACTGGCACCTGAAGATGCCCAAGATGAAAATGCCCAAGTTCACTGTTCCAGGGTTCAAAGCAGAGGGCCCTGAAGTCAATGTAAACCTGCCTAAGCCTGATGTGGACATTTCTGGGCCCAAGGTAGATGTCAGTGCTCCAGATGTGAGTATTGAGGGACCAGAGGGGAAATTGAAAGGACCCAAGTTTAAGATGCCTGAGATGAATATCAAAGCACCAAAGATTTCCATACCAGATGTGGACTTACACTTGAAAGGCCCTAGTGTAAAAGGAGAATATGATGTCACAGTGCCAAAGGTTGAAGGTGAGATTAAAGTTCCTGATGTTGAACTTAAGAGTGCCAAAGTGGACATTGATGCTCCAGATGTGGATGTTCATGGCCCAGACTGGCACCTGAAGATGCCCAAGGTGAAAATGCCCAAgttcagcatgcctggcttcaaaggagAGGGCCCAGAAGTGGATGTGAACCTGCCTAAGACTGACATTGACATTGCTGGACCCAAGGTGGATGTTGAAGGTCCAGATGTGAATATTGAAGGACCTGAAGGAAAGCTAAAGGGTCCCAAGTTTAAGATGCCAGAGATGAACATCAAGGCCCCCAAGATCTCCATGCCTGATGTAGATTTGCATATGAAAGGTCCCAAGGTGAAGGGAGAATATGATGTTACAGTGCCAAAGCTGGAAGGGGACGTGAAGGGACCCAAAGTAGACCTCAGTGCACCAGATGTTGAAGTTCACGGTCCTGACTGGAACCTGAAGATGCCAAAGATGAAGATGCCCAAATTCACCATGCCCAGCCTTAAAGGAGAGGGCCCAGAATTGGATGTTAATCTGCCCAAGGCGGATCTCGACATTTCTGCACCAAAGGTAGATATTAGTGCTCCAGATCTGAGCCTTGAAGGGCCAGAAGGAAAGTTGAAAGGCCCCAAGTTTAAGATGCCTGAGATGCACTTCAGAGCTCCTAAGATGACCCTGCCAGATGTTGACATGGATCTTAAAGGACCCAAAATGAAAGGCAGTCTCGATGTGTCTGCACCAAAAATAGAAAGTGAGATGAAAGCTCCAGAGGTGGACATCAAAGGCCCCAAATTAGATGTTAAAGCACCAGATGTGGAAGTTCAGGGTGCAGACTGGAGTCTGAAGATGCCCAAGATGAAAATGCCTAAATTCAGCATGCCCAGCTTCAAAGGCCAGGGCCCAGATGTGGACGTGAACCTGCCCAAGGCTGATATTGATGTCTCTGGGCCAAAGGTGGACATTGAAGCCCCAGATGTGAGCCTTGAGGGGCCTGAAGGAGAACTCAAGGGTCCTAAGTTCAAGATGCCTGAGATGCACTTCAAAGCCCCCAAGATCTCGATGCCTGATGTGGACTTAAACTTGAAAGGCCCCAAAGTCAAAGGGGATGTGGATGTGTCTGTGCCCAAGATAGAAGGTGAAATGAAAGTGCCAGATGTGGACATCAAAGGCCCCAAAGTGGACGTTGATGTCCCAGATGTGGATGTTCAAGGCCCTGACTGGCACCTGAAGATGCCCAAGATGAAAATGCCCAAgttcagcatgcctggcttcaaaggagAGGGCCCTGAGGTGGATGTGAATCTGCCTAAAGCTGATATTGACATTTCAGGACCCAAGGTGGACATTGAAGCCCCAGATGTGAGTCTTGAGGGGCCAGAAGGAAAGCTCAAGGGTCCTAAGTTCAAGATGCCTGAGATGCACTTCAAGGCCCCCAAGATCTCCATGCCTGATGTGGACTTAAACTTGAAAGGCCCCAAAGTCAAAGGGGATGTGGATGTGTCTATGCCCAAGATAGAAGGTGAAATGAAAGTGCCAGATGTGGACATCAAAGGCCCCAAAGTGGACGTTGATGTCCCAGATGTGGATGTTCAAGGCCCTGACTGGCACCTGAAGATGCCCAAGATGAAAATGCCCAAgttcagcatgcctggcttcaaaggagAGGGCCCTGAGGTGGATGTGAATCTGCCTAAAGCTGATATTGACATTTCAGGACCCAAGGTGGACATTGAAGCCCCAGATGTGAGTCTTGAGGGGCCAGAAGGAAAGCTCAAGGGTCCTAAGTTCAAGATGCCCGAGATGCACTTCAAGGCCCCCAAGATCTCCATGCCTGATGTGGACTTAAACTTGAAAGGCCCCAAAGTCAAAGGGGATGTGGATGTGTCTGTGCCCAAGATAGAAGGTGAAATGAAAGTGCCAGATGTGGACATCAAAGGCCCCAAAGTGGACGTTGATGTCCCAGATGTGGATGTTCAAGGCCCTGACTGGCACCTGAAGATGCCCAAGATGAAAATGCCCAAgttcagcatgcctggcttcaaaggagAGGGCCCTGAGGTGGATGTGAACTTGCCCAAGGCTGACATTGACATCTCTGGACCAAAGGTGGACATTGAAGCCCCAGAAGTGAGTCTTGAGGGGCCAGAAGGAAAGCTCAAGGGTCCTAAGTTTAAGATGCCTGAGATGCACTTCAAAACTCCAAAGATCTCCATGCCTGACATTGATTTAAACCTCAAGGGCCCCAAGGTGAAAGGGGATGTGGATGTTTCTCTGCCCAAAGTTGAAGGGGATCTGAAAGGGCCAGATGTGGACATCAAAGGCCCCAAAGTGGACGTTGATGTCCCAGATGTGGATGTTCAAGGCCCTGACTGGCACCTGAAGATGCCCAAGATGAAAATGCCTAAgttcagcatgcctggcttcaaaggagAGGGCCCAGAAGTGGATGTGAATCTGCCTAAGGGTGACATAGATGTCTCAGGACCGAAGGTGGATGTTGAAGTTCCAGATGTGAACATTGAAGGTCCCAATGCAAAAGTAAAAGGTCCTAAATTTAAATTGCCAGAAATGAATATAAAGCCTCAGAAGATATCCATGCCAGATGTTAGTTTGCATTTGAAAGGCCCTAAAGTGAAAGGAGATTATGACGTTACAGTTCCAAAAGTAGAAGGAGAGATTAAAGCCCCTGATGTTGACATCAAAGGTCCAAAAGTGGACATTAATGCACCAGATGCAGGAGTTCAGGGTCCAGACTGGCACCTGAAGATGCCAAAGGTGAAAATGCCCAAGTTCAGCATGCCCGGCTTCAAAGGAGAGGGCCCGGAAGTGGATGTGAACTTGCCCAAGGCTGACATTGACATCTCAGGACCCAAGGTGGACATTGATGCCCCAGATGTAAATATTGAAGGTCCGGAGGGGAAACTAAAGGGTCCCAAATTCAAGATGCCAAGCATGCACATACAGACGCACAAAATCTCTATGCCTGATGTTGGACTTAATCTGAAATCCCCTAAACTTAAATCTGACGTAGATGTTTCTCTTCCTAAAGTGGAAGGAGACTTGAAAGGTCCTGGAATTGATGTGAAAGCCCCGAAAATGGACGTGGATGTTGGTGATATAGATATTGAATGTCCAGAAGGAAAGCTTAAGGGGCCCAAGTTTAAAATGCCTGAGATGCACTTCAAGGCCCCCAAGATCTCCATGCCTGATGTAGACTTAAACTTGAAAGGCCCCAAAGTCAAAGGGGATGTGGATGTGTCTGTGCCCAAGATAGAAGGTGAAATGAAAGTGCCAGATGTGGACATCAAAGGCCCCAAAGTGGACGTTGATGTCCCAGATGTGGATGTTCAAGGCCCTGACTGGCACCTGAAGATGCCCAAGGTGAAAATGCCCAAgttcagcatgcctggcttcaaaggagAGGGCCCTGAGGTGGATGTGAATCTGCCTAAAGCTGATATTGACATTTCAGGACCCAAGGTGGACATTGAAGCCCCAGATGTGAGTCTTGAGGGGCCAGAAGGAAAATTGAAAGGCTCTAAATTTAAGATGCCTAAGTTGAATATCAAAGCTCCCAAGATCTCCATGCCAGATGTGGACTTGAATTTGAAGGGACCCAAACTGAAAGGAGAGATGGATGTTTCTGTGCCAGAACTAGAAGGTGATCTCAAAGGTCCACAAGTTGACATCAAAGGTCCCAGTGTGGATGTGGAAGTGCCTGATGTTGATCTGGAGTGTCCTGAAGCAAAGTTGAAAGGCCCTAAGTTTAAGATGCCTGAGATGCACTTCAAGGCCCCCAAGATCTCCATGCCTGATGTGGACTTACACTTGAAAGGCCCCAAAGTCAAAGGGGATGTGGATGTATCTGTGCCAAAATTGGAGGGAGATTTGAAAGGCCCCAGTGTGGATGTGGAGGTGCCTGATGTTGACCTGGAGTGTCCTGATGCAAAGTTGAAAGGCCCTAAGTTTAAAATGCCTGAGATGCATTTCAAAGCCCCCAAGATCTCCATGCCTGATGTGGACTTAAATTTGAAAGGCCCCAAAGTCAAAGGGGATGTGGATGTGTCTGTGCCCAAGATAGAAGGTGAAATGAAAGTGCCAGATGTGGACATCAAAGGCCCCAAAGTGGACATCGATGTTCCAGATGTGGATGTCCAGGGCCCAGACTGGCACCTGAAGATGCCCAAGATGAAAATGCCCAagttcagcatgccaggcttcaaagGCCAGGGCCCAGAAGTGGACGTGAACCTGCCCAAGGCTGACATTGATGTCTCTGGGCCAAAGGTGGACATTGAAGCTCCAGATGTGAGTCTTGAGGGGCCAGAAGGAAAGCTCAAGGGTCCTAAGTTCAAGATGCCTGAGATGCACTTCAAAGCCCCCAAGATCTCCATGCCTGATGTGGACTTAAACTTGAAAGGCCCTAAAGTCAAAGGGGATGTGGATGTGTCTGTGCCCAAGATAGAAGGTGAAATGAAAGTGCCAGATGTGGACATCAAAGGCCCCAAAGTGGACGTTGATGTCCCAGATGTGGATGTTCAAGGCCCTGACTGGCACCTGAAGATGCCCAAGATGAAAATGCCCAAgttcagcatgcctggcttcaaaggagAGGGCCCTGAGGTGGATGTGAATCTGCCTAAAGCTGATATTGACATTTCAGGACCCAAGGTGGACATTGAAGCCCCAGATGTGAGTCTTGAGGGGCCAGAAGGAAAGCTCAAGGGTCCTAAGTTCAAGATGCCTGAGATGCACTTCAAGGCCCCCAAGATCTCCATGCCTGATGTGGACTTAAACTTGAAAGGCCCCAAAGTCAAAGGGGATGTGGATGTGTCTGTGCCCAAGATAGAAGGTGAAATGAAAGTGCCAGATGTGGACATCAAAGGCCCCAAAGTGGACGTTGATGTCCCAGATGTGGATGTTCAAGGCCCTGACTGGCACCTGAAGATGCCCAAGATGAAAATGCCCAAgttcagcatgccaggtttcaAAGGCCAGGGCCCAGATGTGGACGTGAACCTGCCTAAGGCTGATATTGATGTCTCTGGACCAAAGGTGGACATTGAAGCCCCAGATGTGAGTCTTGAGGGGCCAGAAGGAAAGCTCAAGGGTCCTAAGTTCAAGATGCCCGAGATGCACTTCAAGGCCCCCAAGATCTCCATGCCTGATGTGGACTTAAACTTGAAAGGCCCCAAAGTCAAAGGGGATGTGGATGTGTCTGTGCCCAAGATAGAAGGTGAAATGAAAGTGCCAGATGTGGACATCAAAGGCCCCAAAGTGGACGTTGATGTCCCAGATGTGGATGTTCAAGGCCCTGACTGGCACCTGAAGATGCCCAAGATGAAAATGCCCAAgttcagcatgcctggcttcaaaggagAGGGCCCTGAGGTGGATGTGAACTTGCCCAAGGCTGACATTGACATCTCTGGACCCAAGATGGACATTGAAGGCCCTGATGTTAACCTTGAAGGACCAGAAGGAAAGTTGAAAGGTCCTAAGTTCAAGATGCCAGAGATGAACATCAAAGCCCCCAAGATCTCCATGCCTGAATTTGATTTACACCTGAAAGGCCCTAAGGTGAAAGGAGATGTGGATGTTTCTCTGCCTAAAGTAGAAGGTGACCTAAAGGCCCCTGAAGTTGACATCAAAGGCCCCAAAGTGGACATTGATGTCCCAGATGTGGATGTTCAAGGCCCTGACTGGCACCTGAAGATGCCCAAGATGAAAATGCCTAAgttcagcatgcctggcttcaaaggagAGGGCCCAGAAGTGGATGTGAACCTTCCCAAGGCTGACATTGATGTGTCAGCACCCAAGGTGGACATTGAAGGCCCTGATGTTAACCTTGAAGGACCAGAAGGAAAGTTGAAAGGTCCTAAGTTCAAGATGCCAGAGATGAACATCAAAGCCCCCAAGATCTCCATGCCTGACTTTGATTTACACCTGAAAGGCCCTAAGGTGAAAGGAGATGTGGATGTTTCTCTGCCTAAAGTAGAAGGTGACCTAAAGGCTCCTGATGTTGACATCAAAGGCCCCAAGGTGGACATTGATGTCCCAGATGTGGACGTTCATGGCCCAGACTGGCACCTGAAGATGCCCAAGATGAAAATGCCCAAgttcagcatgcctggcttcaaaggagAGGGCCCGGAAGTGGATATCAACTTGCCCAAGGCCGACATTGATGTCTCGGGACCCAAAGTGGACATTGAAGGCCCTGATGTTCACCTTGAAGGACCAGAAGGAAAGTGGAAAAGCCCAAAGTTTAAAATGcctgaaatgcattttaaaactcCAAAGATATCCATGCCAGATATTGATCTTAATCTGACCAGTCCAAAGATAAAAGGAGATGTGGACGCCACATGCCCCAAGGTAGAGGGAGATTTTAAAGGACCTGAAATTGACCTGAAAGGCCCCAAAGTAGACATTGATGTCCCAGATGTGGATGTTCAAGGCCCTGACTGGCACCTGAAGATGCCCAAGATGAAAATGCCTAAgttcagcatgcctggcttcaaaggagAGGGCCCAGAAGTGGATGTGAACCTTCCCAAGGCTGACATTGATGTGTCAGCACCCAAGGTGGACACTGAAGGCCCTGATGTTAACCTTGAAGGACCAGAAGGAAAGTTGAAAGGTCCTAAGTTCAAGATGCCAGAGATGAACATCAAAGCCCCCAAGATCTCCATGCCTGACTTTGATTTACACCTGAAAGGTCCCAAGGTGAAAGGAGATGTGGATGTTTCTCTGCCTAAGGTGGAAGGTGACCTAAAGGCCCCTGAAGTTG
Above is a genomic segment from Dama dama isolate Ldn47 chromosome 2, ASM3311817v1, whole genome shotgun sequence containing:
- the AHNAK gene encoding neuroblast differentiation-associated protein AHNAK isoform X3, whose translation is MEKEEETTRELLLPNWQGSGSHGLTITQRDDGVFVQEVMQNSPAARTGVVKEGDQIVGATIYFDNLQSGEVTQLLNTMGHHTVGLKLHRKGDRSPEPGQTWTHEVFSSHSSEVVLNPPQPSVLERREQNKPEEATSQAQAESVSTPNTGL
- the AHNAK gene encoding neuroblast differentiation-associated protein AHNAK isoform X2, whose translation is MEKEEETTRELLLPNWQGSGSHGLTITQRDDGVFVQEVMQNSPAARTGVVKEGDQIVGATIYFDNLQSGEVTQLLNTMGHHTVGLKLHRKGDRSPEPGQTWTHEVFSSHSSEVVLNPPQPSVLERREQNKPEEATSQAQAESVSTPNTDMRLTGTSTDDQAFLDQKSLSRELVQNTGDPAPPSPGPRNSSPPLAFQLFEKSMENALTLEE